Proteins co-encoded in one Rhodopirellula bahusiensis genomic window:
- a CDS encoding HlyD family efflux transporter periplasmic adaptor subunit — protein sequence MSAPLDLSQLALDRAPASESAATKPRRKRWVTRYVLPLAIIVGFVGLLAAAAGRQLMPQRSVTVVPVIVKRAEVQQAGTTLFQSPGWIEPRPTAISVAALTPGVIEELLVVGGQTIEKDEPIARLISIDSELMVQQAKNSLAIREGELNRAIAERNAARIRIDNPVHLEVPLADAQSTLAKAKTELAKLPFLIEAAEAEVKFAHSSMEGKQAAENAIAGRIVRQAESEHAAAHANMQELRQRQPNLQSEVDTLKRKVAALQRQRELLVEENRQFQEAEAKVESAIALRDEAKLRLRQAELSLERNVVRAPMDGRVLRLVAAPGTRVMGLETTAGQSSNTVIEMYDPDRLQVRADVRLEDVPMVTPGQPVEIETASSPAPIKGRVLQSTSSANIQKNTLEVKVELIDPPPSVSPEMLVTATFLAPQVERSASEATEAERMFAPKQLIESGESGSFAWVVDSDETARQRSVEVGSNGSDGLVEIKSGLRVTDKLIASGSDGLTQGSPVHVTGDDQTIGIR from the coding sequence ATGAGCGCTCCCCTCGATCTCAGTCAACTGGCTCTCGACCGCGCGCCCGCGAGCGAGTCGGCGGCGACGAAGCCGCGCCGCAAGCGTTGGGTCACCCGTTATGTGCTGCCACTAGCAATTATTGTTGGCTTTGTTGGCCTGCTGGCAGCGGCGGCGGGACGACAGTTGATGCCGCAGCGGTCGGTGACGGTCGTGCCTGTAATTGTCAAGCGAGCGGAGGTGCAGCAGGCGGGGACCACACTGTTTCAATCGCCGGGTTGGATTGAACCGCGACCGACGGCGATCAGCGTGGCAGCGTTGACTCCCGGGGTAATCGAAGAGCTGCTGGTAGTCGGCGGACAAACTATCGAAAAGGACGAACCGATTGCGCGGTTGATCTCCATTGATTCCGAGCTGATGGTCCAGCAGGCCAAAAACTCGCTGGCGATCCGCGAAGGAGAATTGAACCGTGCGATCGCTGAACGAAACGCTGCGAGGATTCGGATTGACAATCCGGTGCATCTCGAAGTGCCTTTGGCAGACGCCCAAAGCACACTCGCGAAAGCAAAAACGGAATTGGCGAAATTGCCGTTCTTGATCGAAGCGGCCGAAGCCGAGGTAAAGTTTGCGCACAGCAGCATGGAAGGGAAGCAGGCGGCTGAAAACGCGATTGCGGGACGGATCGTCCGACAGGCGGAAAGTGAACATGCCGCCGCACATGCGAACATGCAAGAGCTGCGGCAGCGACAACCCAACTTGCAGTCGGAGGTCGATACGCTGAAACGGAAAGTGGCCGCCTTGCAACGACAACGCGAGTTGTTGGTCGAAGAGAATCGACAGTTTCAGGAAGCAGAGGCAAAGGTTGAATCTGCCATCGCGTTGCGAGACGAAGCGAAACTGCGACTGCGGCAAGCTGAATTGTCTCTGGAGCGAAACGTCGTTCGCGCCCCTATGGACGGACGCGTGTTGCGACTGGTCGCTGCGCCGGGCACTCGCGTGATGGGACTGGAGACCACTGCGGGACAAAGCTCCAACACGGTCATTGAGATGTACGATCCCGATCGCCTACAAGTCCGAGCAGACGTTCGGTTGGAAGACGTGCCGATGGTCACGCCGGGACAGCCAGTGGAAATCGAAACGGCTTCTTCTCCCGCTCCCATCAAAGGCCGTGTCCTTCAATCGACCAGTTCGGCAAACATTCAAAAGAACACGTTGGAAGTGAAGGTCGAACTGATTGATCCACCTCCCAGCGTCAGTCCCGAAATGTTGGTCACGGCAACATTTCTAGCTCCGCAAGTCGAACGATCGGCTAGCGAGGCGACGGAAGCGGAGCGGATGTTTGCACCGAAACAACTGATTGAGTCCGGCGAGTCCGGTTCATTCGCTTGGGTGGTCGACTCGGACGAAACAGCCCGGCAACGATCAGTAGAAGTCGGCAGCAATGGCTCTGATGGCTTGGTCGAGATCAAGTCGGGGCTGCGGGTCACGGACAAATTGATTGCCAGCGGGTCGGATGGATTAACACAAGGTAGTCCGGTGCATGTCACCGGCGACGATCAAACAATCGGGATAAGATAA
- a CDS encoding ABC transporter ATP-binding protein, whose translation MALVELRGVSKSFRKGDETITPLDNIDLDIEAGEFVSLMGPSGTGKSTLLNLVSGIDRPDSGTITVAGTEVTKLSRSKLADWRAANLGYIFQTHNLIPVLTAYENVELPTLLLKLSTTQRRQRVELALEAVGLSDRADHYPRQLSGGQEQRVGIARAIVAHPKVVVADEPTGSLDTETSEQVQILLQRLNKELDITLLMVTHDSDAARIASRQMVLDRGKFLESEREKESLREGEIGRQKVKESGAA comes from the coding sequence ATGGCACTAGTAGAACTACGTGGCGTTAGCAAAAGCTTCCGCAAAGGCGACGAAACGATCACTCCGCTGGACAACATTGATTTGGACATCGAAGCGGGCGAGTTTGTGTCATTGATGGGGCCGAGTGGCACGGGCAAAAGCACGCTCTTGAATTTGGTCAGCGGCATTGACCGTCCCGATTCGGGAACGATTACTGTGGCCGGGACTGAAGTAACGAAACTGTCACGAAGTAAACTGGCTGATTGGCGAGCGGCGAATCTCGGGTACATCTTTCAAACGCATAACTTGATTCCCGTACTGACCGCTTATGAGAACGTGGAGCTTCCTACGTTGCTCTTGAAGTTATCCACGACGCAACGTCGGCAGCGAGTCGAATTGGCGCTTGAAGCGGTGGGTCTGAGCGATCGAGCCGATCACTATCCGCGGCAGCTTTCCGGTGGACAGGAACAGCGTGTTGGCATCGCCCGCGCGATCGTCGCTCACCCCAAAGTCGTCGTCGCCGACGAGCCGACCGGTAGCTTGGATACGGAAACCAGCGAGCAAGTGCAAATTCTGCTGCAACGCCTGAACAAAGAACTCGACATTACCCTGCTGATGGTCACGCATGACAGCGATGCCGCAAGGATCGCATCAAGGCAGATGGTTCTGGACCGAGGAAAGTTTTTGGAAAGCGAGAGGGAGAAAGAGAGTCTGCGAGAGGGGGAGATTGGAAGGCAAAAAGTGAAGGAGTCAGGAGCCGCATAG
- a CDS encoding ABC transporter permease, producing the protein MFTYVLKTLWRHRTRTLLTVTGAAVAMFVFCFVGSVQEGLHRLTTGSDADRSLIVFQENRFCPTTSRLPEDYSRKIKEISGVRDVMPIQVWTNNCRASLDIVVFNGADPQQIKSTRPLTLTEGNWESFAKQRDAAIVGRNVAQRRGLKTGDQFSIGDISVKVAGVFSSTVPSEENLIYTSLAFLQYTRGLDAAGLVTQHEVLLTDNADPDQVANEIDATLRAGSVATKTRRKGAFQASTLSDLVDLIGFAHWLGYACVGLVLSLVATTTVMSVQDRIKEYAVLQTIGVRPLRAMRLVLAESTILCVVGGIAGTALAMTALAIGGFAIGAEGATIAFRPSIGLAATGTAVSLVVGVAAGLAPAVQAATVPIVNALRQT; encoded by the coding sequence ATGTTCACTTACGTCCTCAAAACACTCTGGCGACATCGCACGCGAACGCTTCTTACCGTCACCGGTGCGGCGGTCGCGATGTTCGTGTTCTGTTTCGTCGGCTCGGTCCAGGAAGGATTGCATCGGCTGACAACCGGATCGGACGCCGACCGAAGTTTGATCGTGTTTCAAGAAAATCGTTTCTGTCCAACGACGAGCCGATTGCCGGAGGATTACTCCCGCAAGATCAAGGAGATTTCCGGCGTTCGCGACGTGATGCCGATTCAGGTTTGGACCAACAACTGTCGCGCGAGTTTGGATATCGTCGTCTTCAACGGAGCCGATCCACAGCAGATCAAATCGACACGGCCCTTGACTTTGACCGAGGGCAATTGGGAAAGCTTCGCCAAGCAACGTGACGCGGCGATTGTCGGTCGCAATGTCGCTCAGCGGCGGGGGCTGAAAACGGGTGACCAGTTCTCCATCGGCGACATTTCCGTGAAGGTTGCCGGCGTTTTTTCTTCGACCGTACCATCGGAGGAAAATCTGATTTATACAAGTCTCGCCTTCCTACAATACACACGCGGTCTCGACGCCGCCGGACTGGTCACTCAGCACGAAGTTCTGCTAACCGACAATGCTGATCCCGATCAGGTCGCCAACGAAATTGACGCCACACTGCGTGCCGGTTCTGTCGCGACAAAGACACGACGCAAAGGAGCGTTCCAGGCCAGCACGCTTTCGGACCTCGTCGACCTGATTGGTTTCGCTCACTGGCTCGGCTACGCCTGCGTGGGCCTCGTGTTATCACTGGTCGCCACCACCACCGTCATGAGTGTCCAGGACCGAATCAAAGAATACGCGGTATTGCAAACCATTGGAGTTCGACCACTGCGGGCGATGCGTCTGGTACTCGCCGAGAGCACGATTTTATGCGTCGTCGGCGGTATTGCCGGAACCGCCCTGGCAATGACAGCATTGGCCATCGGAGGATTCGCAATCGGAGCCGAGGGGGCGACGATTGCCTTTCGCCCTTCCATTGGCTTGGCGGCGACAGGAACGGCTGTGTCATTGGTCGTGGGCGTTGCCGCCGGATTGGCTCCCGCTGTTCAGGCCGCTACGGTCCCGATCGTCAATGCGCTTCGCCAAACTTGA